The following is a genomic window from Deltaproteobacteria bacterium.
AGTTGAATTAAGAATGGCTTATGAAAAGACAAAATTCAGTCAAAAGAGTTATCACTGTTGCCGCCACACAAGGTGCACTGAGCTGGTCGGCAATACTCGCGACTTTGTCTTAGCAAAATATTGGCTGGGTCATGCTCGCCAAGAAACCACCATGCGATATACCCACATTTATCAACAATCATCGCGATCGGCCAAACAGAAGCGGCAGAAGATTGAGTTGTTGGAATAAATGATGTTAATTTGTTCTCAGGAGTGCCGTTGAGTCGTATGTATCAAGAATTGACAAATTTTTGCAGAGTCTATTCTGATTTGCTGATTAGCGAACTGGGCGGGAAATCTGTTAAACAATCTTTAACCCCGATAAAGGCCAACACATAAGGCCGAAGAGTTTTCGCTGGTAAAATTTGAGTTTCTTTAAAAGTATTCATCTAAATTCGAATTTCGCCATCAATCACTGTTACTGCGGTACCACTGACCACCACAGATTGAAGATCGTTAAACTCGCCGACAGATTCAACTGACGCGCGACCAGGGCGACCCATCCAGTGGCCTTGCTCAGCGATAAATTTATTTTTTGTCATTAGACCGTATTTCCATATGAAAGCACCCATGCACCCTGTTGCTGAACCTGTGAACGCGTCTTCAAGAGTATCCGGCGGAGTACCCAAGTGGCGCGCAAAAGTGCTTGCATCTTTAGATTCGCCTGAAAGACAAAAAAAGTGTGGGCTAAAAAAATCAGATTTATCGCGGTAGTTTACATAAAGATCGACATTCATTTTCACTTTACGTAAAGCTTCTTTAGATTTAAGTGGTACAATCATCATCGCAGTTCCTGTTGAAACCGTTTGAATAGGAACTTCATCAATAAAATTGTCCTGTTTAAGATTAAAAATTTCCGCAATTATTTTAGGATCATGTTTGTATAAAAATTGAGGCTTCCTTTGAAACATGTGAATAAGCGTGCCCGCTTCAATTGATTCAATATCAACACGAATCGGCCCATCATTAAGTTCCAAAGAAATTGATTCCCTTTTTTTTGGCTTTTGAATCAAGCCGCTCTCAATAGCTGCATGAATTGACGCAATTGTTGGGTGCCCCGCTAAAGGGATTTCTCGTTCGGGGGTAAAATAGCGTGCT
Proteins encoded in this region:
- a CDS encoding PhzF family phenazine biosynthesis protein, coding for MKFKLVDAFTNQPLGGNPCSVFLGADHLSSEQMLAIAKEMNQSETAFIMKSLNHGLKARYFTPEREIPLAGHPTIASIHAAIESGLIQKPKKRESISLELNDGPIRVDIESIEAGTLIHMFQRKPQFLYKHDPKIIAEIFNLKQDNFIDEVPIQTVSTGTAMMIVPLKSKEALRKVKMNVDLYVNYRDKSDFFSPHFFCLSGESKDASTFARHLGTPPDTLEDAFTGSATGCMGAFIWKYGLMTKNKFIAEQGHWMGRPGRASVESVGEFNDLQSVVVSGTAVTVIDGEIRI